One region of Jonesiaceae bacterium BS-20 genomic DNA includes:
- a CDS encoding LamG-like jellyroll fold domain-containing protein — protein sequence MKISKTRLGLRGTLALATTAALFAAPLGAAHAAPADLPTPAAHYNFDQAPADGTTISDAVGNFDATLKQSGAKFENGSLFLPGGGANSNAAFVELPADLFTGQKTVTVSTWLQNQTGNGNYAATYVGADRTQGSSYPQNGYWLFNPANPEGWVKSVITSATVASPNGSPWSTEAGSGANGARATTDFALYTTVIDSANNTFSVYFNGTEIKSGASNTNLTDFGELVAFIGKSSYPDAYFKGNVDDYAVYHSALSATQIKDVYTAQAVERAELTVAQSIPAQATADFALPTSATGLTVQWAVTSGSAITVDAGTATVNRPAAGSNDDTVVLQAQYLLGGSVVSTTDHTVVVPAELTDQSKAQADLEAMVIENTEDMRMNFSVPTIGEHGSTFGWEIVTGQDTIAIVDGVNDATKTINIKRPAAGSAAVTVSLKVTVTNGSATVSETFLVKIQPMPSDQGELEAYFWAFFTGEGDGAEHVSVAASKGNDALAWNTLNNGVPIIESTEGTEGLRDPFIIRSKDGDKFYMIATDLRIAGLPGGFKTAQISGSKYLEIWESTDLINWSDQRHVKVSSDFAGNTWAPEAFYDDETEQYVVYWASNLYDTENAADRTDVTYNRMMYATTQDFISFSEPQVWIDVDQGKTAGVIDVSVAKEGDTYYRFYKNEKNMTLLEEKSNVFLDTYAGTTMPGTHNDPNKWSLITKEIASGLPNGAGNNKFHQGEGPTVFKSNDGDINGNEWYLMIDQPGYHGGPNHYVPFATKKSLADTAKEDWHSEAAKLSQNLPQNADGGKPRHGTIIPVTRSEYQAILEAYQPNIAVKSVAALSVETVEGTAPVLPTNVDLTMFDGADKSAAVIWDEVDAADFAQPGQFTVRGVAQDDSRMPVEVTVTVTEEVPPVVEVDKSVLTAAATAAGELDAADYTADSWADVVAALADAEDVLADVDATQDEVDGAVAALAAAVENLVKVPGPIDPTDPTDPPAPGDGDKPGAGDKNDSDQDDTDKDATDKPADPSDDDLASTGANVMGVLLALLVMGLGGFGLLAAARKRA from the coding sequence ATGAAAATTAGCAAGACACGCCTGGGGCTACGTGGCACCCTGGCGTTGGCTACAACCGCCGCATTATTTGCGGCGCCGCTGGGAGCTGCTCATGCCGCCCCCGCTGATCTGCCAACGCCCGCGGCACATTACAACTTTGATCAGGCCCCGGCTGATGGAACTACCATTTCCGATGCCGTAGGCAACTTCGACGCTACCCTCAAGCAGAGTGGGGCCAAGTTTGAAAACGGCTCGCTCTTCTTGCCAGGTGGCGGCGCAAATTCTAACGCTGCCTTTGTGGAGTTACCGGCTGATCTGTTCACCGGTCAGAAAACCGTGACGGTTTCCACCTGGTTGCAAAACCAAACCGGTAACGGTAATTATGCGGCAACCTATGTAGGTGCGGACCGTACTCAGGGATCCAGTTACCCGCAAAACGGCTACTGGCTGTTTAACCCGGCAAATCCTGAAGGCTGGGTGAAATCAGTTATCACCAGTGCAACCGTAGCGAGCCCAAACGGTAGCCCGTGGAGCACCGAGGCAGGCTCAGGCGCCAACGGAGCCCGTGCTACCACTGATTTTGCGCTGTATACAACCGTCATTGATAGCGCGAACAATACATTTTCGGTGTACTTCAACGGCACGGAAATCAAGAGCGGAGCTTCCAACACCAACCTCACCGACTTTGGTGAACTTGTTGCATTCATTGGTAAGTCCTCTTACCCGGATGCATATTTCAAGGGCAACGTGGATGACTACGCTGTTTACCACAGCGCACTGTCAGCTACCCAAATCAAGGATGTGTACACCGCCCAGGCAGTTGAGCGTGCGGAACTGACGGTTGCACAAAGCATCCCAGCCCAAGCAACCGCAGATTTTGCCCTACCAACATCGGCTACCGGTTTGACAGTTCAGTGGGCGGTGACTTCCGGCTCTGCAATTACGGTTGATGCTGGTACCGCAACGGTTAACCGCCCGGCTGCCGGCTCCAACGATGACACCGTGGTGTTGCAAGCGCAGTACCTTCTGGGTGGATCGGTAGTTTCTACCACCGATCACACAGTGGTGGTCCCCGCTGAGCTGACCGATCAAAGCAAGGCCCAAGCTGATCTCGAAGCCATGGTCATTGAGAACACCGAGGACATGCGGATGAACTTCTCCGTGCCAACTATTGGTGAGCACGGTTCCACTTTTGGGTGGGAAATTGTGACGGGTCAGGACACCATCGCAATTGTTGATGGGGTTAATGACGCAACCAAGACGATTAATATTAAACGCCCTGCTGCTGGGTCTGCGGCTGTCACCGTTTCCCTCAAGGTAACGGTCACCAATGGTTCTGCGACTGTGAGTGAGACCTTCTTGGTTAAGATCCAGCCTATGCCAAGTGATCAGGGCGAATTGGAAGCGTACTTCTGGGCCTTCTTTACCGGTGAGGGTGACGGCGCCGAGCACGTGAGCGTTGCAGCGTCCAAGGGGAACGATGCCTTAGCGTGGAACACCCTGAACAACGGCGTGCCAATCATTGAGTCAACCGAGGGCACCGAGGGCCTGCGTGACCCGTTCATTATCCGGTCCAAAGACGGTGACAAGTTCTATATGATCGCGACCGACCTGCGGATTGCTGGTCTGCCCGGTGGGTTTAAGACGGCGCAAATTTCCGGTTCCAAGTATCTGGAAATCTGGGAATCAACCGACCTCATCAACTGGAGCGATCAGCGCCACGTGAAGGTTTCTTCCGACTTTGCCGGTAACACGTGGGCACCGGAAGCGTTCTACGATGACGAGACTGAGCAGTATGTTGTCTACTGGGCATCAAACCTTTACGACACTGAAAACGCTGCGGACCGTACCGATGTCACCTATAACCGGATGATGTACGCCACCACGCAGGACTTCATCTCTTTCTCCGAGCCACAGGTTTGGATCGATGTTGATCAAGGCAAGACCGCAGGCGTAATTGATGTTTCCGTAGCTAAGGAAGGGGACACCTACTACCGGTTCTATAAGAACGAAAAGAACATGACCCTGTTGGAAGAGAAGTCCAACGTTTTCTTGGATACCTATGCGGGTACGACCATGCCTGGGACTCACAATGACCCCAACAAGTGGAGCCTGATTACCAAGGAAATTGCTTCCGGACTTCCTAACGGCGCCGGAAATAACAAATTCCACCAAGGTGAGGGCCCAACCGTATTCAAATCCAACGATGGTGACATCAACGGCAACGAGTGGTACCTCATGATTGACCAGCCCGGATACCACGGTGGACCAAACCACTACGTGCCGTTTGCTACCAAGAAATCTTTAGCGGATACCGCAAAGGAAGACTGGCATTCAGAGGCTGCAAAGCTGAGCCAAAACCTGCCGCAGAACGCGGACGGTGGCAAGCCACGTCACGGAACGATCATTCCGGTGACTCGCTCCGAGTACCAGGCAATTCTTGAGGCTTACCAGCCAAATATCGCGGTCAAGTCCGTTGCGGCATTGAGCGTAGAAACCGTTGAAGGCACGGCTCCGGTTCTGCCTACCAACGTTGACCTGACCATGTTTGACGGTGCGGACAAGTCTGCTGCCGTTATTTGGGACGAGGTTGATGCTGCCGACTTTGCTCAGCCAGGTCAGTTCACGGTGCGCGGTGTGGCCCAAGATGATTCCCGCATGCCCGTCGAAGTTACCGTGACGGTGACCGAAGAAGTTCCTCCGGTCGTTGAGGTGGACAAGTCTGTTCTGACAGCTGCGGCGACGGCTGCTGGTGAACTTGATGCTGCGGATTACACGGCCGATTCCTGGGCTGATGTTGTTGCCGCGTTGGCTGATGCTGAAGATGTTCTAGCCGATGTCGATGCCACGCAGGACGAGGTTGATGGGGCTGTGGCTGCTCTGGCTGCCGCTGTTGAGAACCTGGTGAAGGTTCCAGGTCCTATCGATCCAACGGACCCAACCGATCCTCCTGCACCCGGTGACGGCGATAAGCCCGGCGCTGGTGACAAGAACGATTCGGATCAGGACGACACCGATAAGGATGCCACTGACAAACCAGCGGATCCTTCAGATGACGACCTAGCCTCAACCGGCGCCAATGTCATGGGTGTGCTGCTAGCACTCCTAGTCATGGGCCTTGGTGGATTTGGGCTCCTAGCCGCAGCACGTAAGCGCGCATAG
- a CDS encoding immunoglobulin-like domain-containing protein gives MRLRSVAGTLGMAMITSLMIVPAATVAQAAPAGVPTPTAHYDMTHSGTQLTDVSGNNRHATLSSLADSNFIVSGGQDLLKFDGKGYASLPQGLVTGTDNDFTVEMTLAAPEQQNQFAWVIGVGGGAWNTTELGNHVFMNPNTSEGGDYRGNIFGGIRIKSGDGNGETRYGPAGAVAPGLFATITVASAGNTIKVYVNGEEKSSTEHDKSMAKIVPSEDVLGYLGRPLYNGDGLLKAVVADVKFWDESLTAEEIALGVASEDDRKAMFDGILAGEIAARYLGKNTSADAVNTDLALPTSVSGVSLTWESSNPDVIAVDGTVTRAFGNDVPVTVTATDSFGLTYAFDVVVLGITQAEVETGFAADFDAVTVAESTHENLPLAATGANGASITWASSNEAIISATDAAYQPGPVGAADPFKGAGKVIRPAYGSGDASVTLTATVTLGELSKTKTFEVTVEELGRTAPDQGYVAAYFKSDSDEKVYQAHTTGNDFFTFTESNGGKPTVVATTDTTGLRDPYILRSVNGDRYYMVATDLCIGCTGDWGGAQRWGSLKINVYESVDLVNWTRTNAPEDTGIVVNQPRAGMTWAPEVYWDDALESYVVHFASRLYTDDEHVTTDGGGHAQMFYVLTRDFQTFTEPVSWQNTGHARIDSTIMKIDDYFYRFTKNEDGGGADGLERGKDIFLERSKVLTSQTFKSDPNGDPETTWELMDTAMSTPKTGHAGEGPQIVKLNEGDPSNPTGDGYVFLVDNYGDGGYVPFLTTGAEISASSWENRLSKQESWKNLPKTGLPKSPRHGAFVNVPQNVLDAVSTWSDLETVASTTEASVQGRTVTATVSAADLGDVVGTVTFALGDWTQTVALDNKQAAVEVPTELSGTVLVTYDGYRDGALKTSNTTVEVEKEEIPVDPVVDTAALEAGIAAAKQLVAADYTAGSWAGVVAALADAEAVLADVDASQDEVDAAAGALDAAVQALEEVEDPVKPTDPTDPTDPTDPSDPANPDDGKDDDNKQGDSDKDQPDTDVTGKPAPSDDDLASTGANVMGVVLALLVLSLGGFGLVMAARKRA, from the coding sequence ATGAGGCTACGTTCAGTGGCCGGGACTCTTGGCATGGCAATGATCACTAGTTTGATGATCGTGCCAGCGGCAACCGTCGCCCAAGCAGCTCCCGCAGGTGTGCCAACACCGACGGCACACTACGACATGACTCACTCCGGAACTCAATTGACTGATGTTTCCGGAAATAACCGTCACGCTACGCTGAGTTCTTTGGCTGATTCCAACTTCATTGTCTCCGGTGGCCAAGATCTTCTGAAGTTCGACGGCAAGGGCTATGCCTCGCTGCCCCAGGGCCTAGTAACCGGGACCGACAACGACTTCACGGTTGAAATGACACTAGCTGCGCCCGAACAACAAAACCAATTTGCTTGGGTCATTGGCGTTGGTGGGGGAGCATGGAATACCACCGAATTGGGCAATCATGTGTTTATGAACCCAAACACCTCTGAAGGTGGAGATTACCGTGGCAATATTTTTGGCGGTATTCGAATTAAATCCGGTGACGGTAACGGTGAGACCCGGTATGGGCCTGCGGGTGCGGTAGCGCCGGGACTTTTTGCAACCATCACGGTAGCTTCAGCAGGTAACACGATCAAGGTTTACGTTAACGGTGAAGAGAAATCTTCTACTGAACATGACAAATCCATGGCCAAGATCGTGCCGTCCGAAGACGTGCTCGGATACCTAGGGCGCCCGCTATATAACGGCGACGGACTCCTCAAAGCAGTCGTTGCGGACGTAAAATTCTGGGACGAAAGCCTGACTGCTGAGGAAATTGCGCTGGGAGTAGCAAGCGAGGATGACCGCAAGGCCATGTTTGACGGCATTCTAGCCGGCGAGATCGCGGCCCGGTACCTTGGCAAAAACACCTCAGCCGACGCGGTGAACACCGACTTGGCGCTGCCAACGAGCGTCTCTGGCGTGAGCCTGACCTGGGAGTCATCCAACCCTGATGTTATCGCTGTCGACGGCACCGTCACTCGAGCATTCGGAAACGATGTCCCGGTGACGGTCACCGCAACGGATAGTTTTGGTCTCACGTATGCCTTTGACGTTGTGGTGCTTGGTATTACCCAAGCAGAAGTTGAAACAGGTTTTGCAGCCGACTTTGACGCCGTAACCGTAGCGGAAAGCACGCACGAGAACCTGCCACTAGCGGCAACGGGAGCAAACGGTGCGAGCATCACTTGGGCATCGTCAAATGAAGCCATCATCTCCGCAACCGACGCGGCTTACCAGCCCGGCCCGGTTGGTGCAGCCGACCCATTCAAGGGCGCGGGCAAGGTTATCCGCCCAGCCTACGGATCTGGCGATGCCTCAGTAACGCTGACTGCAACGGTCACGCTGGGTGAACTGTCCAAGACCAAGACCTTCGAGGTTACGGTTGAGGAACTTGGCCGTACTGCACCTGATCAGGGCTACGTGGCGGCATACTTTAAGTCTGACAGCGACGAGAAGGTGTATCAGGCGCACACAACCGGAAACGACTTCTTTACCTTCACCGAATCTAACGGCGGCAAACCAACAGTTGTTGCAACCACGGACACCACTGGTCTGCGTGACCCATACATTTTGCGTTCCGTAAACGGTGATCGCTACTACATGGTGGCAACCGACCTGTGCATTGGCTGCACGGGTGACTGGGGCGGCGCGCAGCGCTGGGGCTCGCTGAAGATCAATGTGTACGAGTCCGTTGACCTAGTGAACTGGACCCGCACCAACGCCCCGGAAGACACTGGAATTGTGGTAAACCAGCCACGCGCCGGTATGACCTGGGCTCCTGAAGTCTATTGGGATGACGCGCTTGAGTCCTACGTGGTTCACTTTGCCTCCCGCCTCTACACCGATGACGAGCACGTCACGACTGACGGTGGCGGCCACGCGCAGATGTTCTACGTGCTGACCCGTGACTTCCAAACCTTTACCGAGCCTGTGAGCTGGCAGAACACCGGTCACGCTCGCATTGACTCAACCATCATGAAGATTGATGACTACTTTTACCGCTTCACCAAGAACGAGGACGGCGGCGGCGCTGACGGGCTGGAACGCGGCAAGGATATCTTCCTTGAGCGCTCCAAGGTTTTGACCTCGCAGACCTTCAAATCCGATCCAAATGGTGACCCAGAAACCACCTGGGAACTCATGGATACCGCCATGAGCACACCAAAGACCGGCCATGCCGGCGAGGGACCACAGATTGTGAAGCTCAATGAGGGCGACCCCAGCAACCCAACCGGAGATGGCTACGTATTCCTCGTAGATAACTACGGTGACGGCGGCTACGTTCCGTTCCTCACCACGGGTGCAGAGATCTCAGCCAGTAGTTGGGAAAACCGGTTGTCCAAGCAGGAGAGCTGGAAAAACCTGCCAAAGACCGGCCTACCAAAGAGCCCGCGTCACGGTGCGTTTGTCAACGTTCCGCAGAACGTTCTCGATGCCGTCTCCACCTGGAGCGACCTTGAGACCGTAGCCTCAACCACGGAAGCAAGCGTCCAAGGCCGTACGGTAACCGCTACCGTTTCCGCGGCTGACCTAGGTGATGTGGTTGGAACGGTAACCTTTGCCCTCGGTGACTGGACCCAAACCGTTGCCCTGGATAACAAGCAGGCTGCAGTAGAAGTTCCAACTGAACTATCCGGTACGGTCTTGGTAACTTACGACGGTTACCGCGACGGTGCACTTAAGACATCAAATACCACGGTTGAGGTTGAAAAGGAAGAAATCCCGGTTGATCCGGTTGTAGATACCGCTGCGCTTGAGGCGGGTATTGCTGCGGCAAAGCAGTTGGTTGCGGCTGATTACACGGCTGGTTCTTGGGCCGGTGTGGTTGCTGCTTTGGCTGATGCTGAGGCTGTGCTTGCTGATGTTGATGCTTCGCAGGACGAGGTTGATGCTGCCGCTGGTGCGCTTGATGCCGCGGTTCAGGCTTTGGAAGAGGTCGAAGACCCCGTTAAGCCAACTGATCCAACTGATCCAACCGATCCAACGGACCCATCTGATCCAGCCAATCCGGATGACGGTAAGGACGATGACAACAAGCAGGGGGACTCCGACAAGGATCAGCCTGACACGGATGTCACCGGTAAACCGGCACCATCCGACGACGACTTGGCATCTACCGGTGCCAACGTCATGGGAGTGGTTCTGGCACTCCTTGTCTTGAGCCTTGGTGGATTTGGGCTCGTGATGGCTGCACGTAAGCGTGCGTAG